One genomic segment of Photobacterium sp. DA100 includes these proteins:
- a CDS encoding DUF805 domain-containing protein, with the protein MNWYLHVLKNYAVFKGRARRQEYWYFFLFNIIISIALSMLDSALGNPGAGEGAGIIGTIYSLAVLVPSIAVGVRRLHDIGRTGWWMLIGLIPLIGLLVLLYFFVQDSQAAANEYGPNPKDPTSINLTM; encoded by the coding sequence ATGAACTGGTATCTTCATGTATTGAAAAACTACGCGGTCTTCAAAGGGAGGGCGCGGCGGCAAGAGTATTGGTATTTCTTCTTGTTCAACATCATTATCAGTATCGCGCTGTCGATGCTTGACTCGGCGCTGGGTAATCCGGGAGCGGGTGAAGGAGCGGGGATTATCGGAACTATTTACTCACTCGCCGTGCTTGTTCCTAGCATCGCTGTTGGCGTGCGCCGCTTGCATGATATCGGTCGCACAGGTTGGTGGATGCTGATTGGCTTGATCCCGTTAATTGGCCTACTGGTCTTGCTGTATTTCTTCGTGCAGGACAGCCAGGCGGCGGCTAATGAATACGGTCCGAACCCAAAGGATCCGACATCGATTAACCTTACCATGTAA
- a CDS encoding YcgJ family protein: protein MKPLLLSLGLILFSPASFSESHTIHEPLFSPDNGVICDRQAGFCVDSYGISMAFTKEFLGQEAEDKMLELINRVGSENFDTTRYSFSNKVYCDSEQKACFVDRFSEQQMTDYTSILFD from the coding sequence ATGAAACCGCTATTGCTTTCCCTCGGCTTGATCCTCTTCAGCCCTGCATCCTTCAGTGAAAGCCATACGATCCACGAACCACTGTTCTCTCCCGACAACGGTGTGATCTGCGACCGGCAAGCCGGTTTTTGCGTCGACAGCTATGGCATTTCGATGGCATTCACCAAAGAGTTCCTGGGCCAAGAGGCCGAAGACAAAATGCTTGAACTGATCAACCGAGTTGGCAGCGAAAACTTCGACACAACCCGCTATTCATTCAGCAATAAGGTCTATTGCGATTCAGAACAAAAAGCCTGTTTTGTTGACCGATTCTCCGAACAACAGATGACAGACTACACCAGCATCTTATTTGATTAG
- a CDS encoding FAD-dependent oxidoreductase, protein MTKILIVGGVAGGASAAARARRLSEDAEIIMFERGEFVSFANCGLPYHIGGDITERSKLLLQTPESFLARFNVDVRIMNEVIAIDREEKSVTVKNMLDGSEYRESYDYLLLSPGAAPIIPPIPGVDNPLTHSLRNIPDMDKILKTIEMNQPEHATVVGGGFIGLEMMEAFHQLGIKTTLVEMADQVMTPVDREMAGFVHQEIRDKGVDLRLGVALESVEYHPNDSVVNEDAGESAEHQHLCGALSLHLNNGDTFNTDILIMAIGVRPETALATQAGLKIGELGGIYTNEKMQTSDPAIYAVGDAVEEADFVTGHQTLVPLAGPANRQGRMAADNMLGRDESYQGTQGTAICKVFDLAVASTGKNEKQLKREGIDYEKVYVHTASHASYYPGAEIVSFKMLFEPQSGKILGAQAVGKDGVDKRIDVMAVAQRAGLTVEQLQHLELTYAPPYGSAKDVINQAAFVASNIIKGDAKPIHFDEIDNLTDDQLLLDVRNPGELKNVGYLEGAINIPVDQLRQRMGELPKDKEIVIYCQVGLRGNVAYRQLVNNGFKARNLIGGYRTYTFARK, encoded by the coding sequence ATGACCAAGATTTTGATTGTCGGCGGTGTGGCAGGCGGAGCCTCCGCTGCCGCACGCGCACGCCGCTTGAGCGAAGATGCTGAGATCATCATGTTCGAGCGCGGTGAATTTGTCTCGTTTGCCAACTGCGGCCTTCCCTACCATATCGGAGGCGACATCACCGAGCGCAGCAAATTGCTGCTACAGACTCCAGAAAGCTTCCTGGCCCGTTTCAATGTCGATGTCAGAATCATGAATGAAGTCATCGCTATTGATCGCGAAGAGAAAAGCGTTACCGTCAAGAATATGCTCGACGGCAGCGAGTACCGTGAATCCTACGATTACCTGCTGCTGAGCCCGGGGGCAGCGCCAATTATTCCGCCTATCCCTGGCGTTGATAATCCGCTGACGCACTCGCTGCGTAATATTCCTGATATGGATAAGATCCTCAAAACGATCGAAATGAACCAGCCAGAACATGCCACAGTCGTCGGCGGTGGTTTTATTGGCCTGGAAATGATGGAAGCCTTCCACCAGCTTGGCATAAAAACCACCCTGGTAGAGATGGCAGATCAGGTCATGACGCCGGTTGATCGCGAAATGGCCGGCTTTGTCCACCAAGAGATCCGGGACAAGGGCGTTGATCTACGCCTCGGTGTGGCGCTGGAATCTGTCGAATACCACCCGAATGACTCTGTCGTCAACGAAGATGCGGGAGAGAGTGCCGAGCACCAGCACCTATGCGGAGCGCTGAGCCTTCATCTTAACAACGGCGACACCTTCAATACCGATATCCTCATTATGGCAATCGGTGTACGTCCGGAAACGGCACTCGCTACTCAAGCCGGCTTGAAAATTGGTGAGCTTGGCGGCATCTACACCAACGAGAAGATGCAGACCAGTGATCCGGCTATTTACGCTGTGGGCGATGCTGTCGAGGAAGCCGACTTCGTCACCGGCCACCAAACGCTGGTGCCGCTTGCAGGACCGGCCAACCGCCAGGGCCGTATGGCCGCCGACAACATGCTTGGCCGCGACGAGTCCTACCAAGGCACACAAGGCACTGCAATTTGCAAAGTCTTCGATCTTGCCGTCGCCTCAACCGGCAAAAACGAGAAGCAGCTAAAACGCGAGGGTATCGACTACGAAAAAGTCTATGTCCATACCGCAAGCCATGCCAGCTACTACCCTGGTGCTGAAATCGTGTCGTTCAAAATGCTGTTCGAACCACAGTCAGGCAAAATCCTTGGTGCACAGGCCGTTGGCAAAGATGGGGTTGATAAGCGTATCGACGTCATGGCGGTCGCCCAGCGAGCAGGCTTGACGGTTGAACAGCTGCAGCACCTCGAGCTGACCTATGCCCCACCTTACGGCAGTGCCAAGGATGTGATCAACCAAGCGGCGTTTGTGGCAAGCAACATTATCAAAGGTGATGCGAAGCCAATCCACTTCGATGAGATTGATAACCTAACAGATGACCAGTTGCTGCTTGATGTGCGTAATCCCGGCGAGCTGAAAAATGTGGGCTACCTGGAAGGCGCAATCAACATTCCTGTCGACCAGCTCCGCCAGCGCATGGGCGAGCTGCCAAAAGACAAAGAAATTGTGATTTACTGCCAAGTCGGGTTACGCGGAAACGTCGCCTACCGCCAGTTGGTCAATAACGGTTTCAAAGCCCGTAACCTGATTGGTGGCTACCGAACATACACCTTTGCTCGCAAGTAG
- a CDS encoding L-lactate permease produces the protein MNDTLLALVAFSPIVVAAILLVGLNWPAKKAMPVAFFLTVAIALLCWDMSATRVLASSLQGLTITVSVLWIVFGAIFLLNTLKHTGAITTIRNGFTDISGDRRIQAIIIAWCFGSFIEGASGFGTPAAIAAPLLVAIGFPALAAVLMGMMIQSTPVSFGAVGTPIIVGVNKGLDTHNIGETLLSQGSSWDIYLQQITTNVALIHATIGTLMPVLMAMMLTRFFGKNKSWTEGLDILPFALFAGVAFTVPYALTGMLLGPEFPSLIGGLLGLAIVVSAAKKGFLVPQKQWDFESEDKWPSEWLGSLKIDLKAADKPMNLALAWAPYVLLAVVLVASRVSADFKALLVSVSLSFSNILGEAGISASIQPLYLPGGILVFVAIVAVLLQSGKLSPLTEAFKESSKTLIGAGFVLVFTIPMVRIFINSGVNAADLASMPVTTANFVSGLVGDFFPALSATIGALGAFIAGSNTVSNMMFSQFQFEVAQTLTVSSAAIVALQAVGAAAGNMIAIHNVVAASATVGLLGREGATLRKTIIPTLYYLVMSGIIGLTIIYGLHITDVLMG, from the coding sequence ATGAACGACACCCTACTTGCACTCGTTGCCTTCTCGCCGATAGTGGTTGCCGCTATTCTGCTGGTCGGACTGAACTGGCCCGCAAAGAAAGCCATGCCGGTGGCTTTCTTTCTGACCGTTGCCATCGCCCTGCTCTGCTGGGATATGTCAGCAACCCGCGTCTTGGCCTCCTCGCTACAGGGGCTAACCATCACTGTTTCGGTACTCTGGATCGTGTTTGGAGCAATATTCCTGCTCAATACCCTAAAACATACTGGAGCCATCACAACCATACGAAACGGCTTTACCGATATCTCCGGTGACCGCCGGATACAGGCCATCATCATCGCCTGGTGTTTTGGCTCATTTATCGAAGGCGCTTCCGGCTTTGGTACCCCAGCAGCAATCGCAGCCCCTCTTTTGGTTGCTATCGGTTTCCCTGCACTTGCTGCCGTTTTGATGGGCATGATGATCCAATCCACGCCGGTTTCTTTCGGTGCGGTCGGTACCCCGATTATTGTCGGTGTCAACAAAGGACTGGATACCCACAACATTGGTGAAACACTGCTCAGCCAAGGTTCGAGCTGGGATATCTACCTACAGCAGATCACCACCAATGTCGCGTTGATCCACGCTACGATCGGCACCTTGATGCCGGTTCTGATGGCGATGATGCTGACCCGCTTTTTCGGCAAGAACAAAAGCTGGACCGAGGGCCTGGATATCTTGCCGTTTGCCCTTTTCGCCGGCGTCGCCTTCACGGTGCCATATGCTTTGACAGGTATGCTGCTTGGTCCTGAGTTCCCATCCTTGATTGGTGGCTTATTGGGTCTAGCCATCGTGGTTTCCGCAGCCAAGAAAGGCTTCCTTGTGCCTCAAAAACAATGGGATTTTGAAAGCGAAGACAAATGGCCTTCAGAGTGGTTGGGGTCACTGAAAATCGACCTCAAAGCGGCTGACAAGCCAATGAACCTGGCGCTGGCATGGGCACCCTATGTGCTACTTGCCGTGGTATTGGTCGCCAGCCGTGTCAGTGCCGACTTCAAGGCCCTGCTGGTCAGTGTCAGTCTTTCATTTTCGAACATCCTAGGTGAAGCGGGGATCAGCGCCTCTATCCAGCCGCTATACCTGCCGGGCGGGATCCTAGTATTTGTCGCAATTGTGGCTGTACTACTTCAATCAGGTAAGCTTAGCCCTTTGACCGAGGCCTTCAAGGAATCAAGCAAGACCCTTATTGGTGCGGGTTTCGTATTGGTCTTCACTATTCCTATGGTACGTATCTTTATCAACTCGGGCGTCAACGCTGCTGACTTGGCCAGTATGCCGGTCACGACGGCTAACTTTGTCTCCGGGTTGGTGGGGGATTTCTTCCCGGCATTGAGTGCAACCATCGGTGCCTTGGGGGCGTTCATCGCCGGCTCGAATACGGTGTCCAACATGATGTTCAGCCAGTTCCAGTTTGAAGTCGCCCAGACGCTGACAGTATCCAGTGCCGCGATTGTTGCCTTGCAAGCGGTAGGTGCAGCGGCCGGTAACATGATTGCCATCCATAACGTCGTTGCCGCCTCTGCCACGGTCGGCCTGCTTGGCCGCGAAGGCGCCACGTTGCGCAAAACCATTATCCCTACGCTCTACTACCTGGTGATGAGCGGCATTATCGGTCTCACAATCATCTATGGCCTGCATATCACAGATGTCTTGATGGGTTAA
- a CDS encoding metalloregulator ArsR/SmtB family transcription factor yields MIDVQKMHCQADEVANWLKMLAHPERLMVLCQLTQGELPLKLLQQNSSLGQSALSQHLAILKAHQLVSFRKQSQQVFYSLADEKVQRLIEALQNICCADEKKTEMKK; encoded by the coding sequence ATGATTGATGTTCAAAAAATGCATTGTCAGGCCGATGAGGTTGCGAATTGGTTGAAGATGCTGGCACACCCTGAACGCTTAATGGTGCTTTGTCAGTTAACGCAAGGTGAGCTGCCGTTGAAGTTGCTACAGCAGAACTCCAGCTTGGGCCAGTCAGCCCTTTCGCAGCATCTTGCTATCCTGAAGGCCCACCAGCTCGTCAGTTTTCGCAAGCAGTCGCAACAAGTGTTTTATTCATTGGCTGATGAAAAAGTCCAACGGTTAATTGAGGCATTGCAGAATATTTGCTGTGCCGATGAGAAGAAAACGGAGATGAAAAAATAA
- a CDS encoding DUF2892 domain-containing protein has protein sequence MTLENAVRVFAGIMIFVSVALTIWVHPSFYWFTLFIGANLIQSAFTGFCPAANILGKFGFK, from the coding sequence ATGACATTAGAAAATGCAGTACGCGTATTTGCCGGCATCATGATTTTCGTCTCTGTCGCACTGACTATCTGGGTTCACCCCAGCTTTTACTGGTTCACGCTATTTATCGGCGCCAACCTGATCCAAAGTGCGTTTACCGGCTTTTGTCCAGCCGCCAACATACTTGGAAAGTTCGGATTCAAGTGA
- a CDS encoding LysR family transcriptional regulator — translation MAKADDLILFAQVVEHGSFSKVAELNSLTNSVVSKRIARLEDDLGVQLLYRTTRKLTVSEAGKVLYLGSKNVKQAAMEAVDAVSGFGEKVSGHVKMSVPTISGDLLLADAVAEFCAEHPGFTVDMSLDNRFVDLIEDGYDLVIRTGYLEDSSLIARHILDSQWVICAAPRYIALNGRPEVPQDLVDHNCLQYAYQTTGASDWQFIGEQGNYILRVSGNFSTDNAAALRKAALGGYGIAYMPRCLVYHDIMEGKLVDLFPDQVGKRLGIYAVYPYTRQPSQKIRLLIEHIRSRYLAIKHYF, via the coding sequence ATGGCGAAGGCAGATGACTTGATCTTGTTTGCTCAGGTAGTGGAACATGGCTCATTTAGCAAGGTGGCAGAGTTGAATTCTCTTACTAACTCGGTAGTTAGCAAAAGAATTGCCCGCCTGGAGGATGATCTGGGGGTACAACTACTCTATCGTACTACCCGAAAACTCACGGTTAGTGAGGCGGGGAAGGTGTTATACCTGGGTTCTAAAAATGTGAAGCAGGCCGCGATGGAGGCGGTGGATGCCGTTAGTGGGTTTGGCGAGAAAGTCAGCGGCCACGTCAAGATGTCTGTACCCACGATATCTGGCGACTTGCTGCTGGCGGATGCGGTGGCGGAGTTTTGTGCCGAGCATCCCGGCTTTACGGTCGATATGTCACTGGATAATCGTTTTGTTGACCTGATTGAAGATGGTTACGATTTGGTGATCCGAACGGGCTATCTGGAAGACTCGAGTCTTATCGCTAGGCATATTCTCGATTCACAATGGGTGATTTGTGCCGCACCTCGATACATTGCCCTAAATGGCAGGCCGGAAGTGCCTCAAGATCTGGTCGATCATAACTGTCTGCAGTATGCCTACCAGACCACAGGGGCGTCAGACTGGCAATTCATTGGCGAGCAGGGTAACTATATCCTGCGGGTTAGCGGGAATTTTTCGACCGATAATGCGGCGGCACTGAGAAAGGCGGCATTGGGCGGTTATGGAATTGCCTATATGCCGCGCTGTCTGGTTTACCACGATATTATGGAAGGGAAACTGGTCGATCTCTTTCCTGACCAAGTGGGTAAGAGGCTGGGTATTTACGCGGTCTATCCCTATACTCGCCAACCATCGCAGAAAATCAGGTTGCTGATTGAGCACATCAGGTCGCGGTATTTGGCTATCAAGCATTACTTTTAA
- a CDS encoding YeeE/YedE family protein — MMFVVPWDALLGGVLLGLSASLLLAVNGRVAGISGVLAGLLKPIKGEFTWRLLFVVGMVAASLVAPWLGFELPQTLPVNGAVWLSLAGLLVGIGTKLANGCTSGHGICGMGRLSKRSIVATCIFMASAIITVFIRLHV, encoded by the coding sequence ATAATGTTTGTAGTTCCATGGGATGCTTTGCTTGGCGGTGTGTTGCTGGGGTTATCCGCATCATTGCTACTTGCGGTTAACGGCCGAGTGGCCGGAATTAGCGGGGTACTGGCCGGGTTGCTCAAACCCATCAAGGGGGAGTTCACCTGGCGTCTCTTGTTTGTTGTCGGCATGGTGGCCGCGAGCTTGGTAGCCCCTTGGCTGGGTTTTGAACTGCCTCAAACGCTACCGGTAAATGGTGCGGTGTGGTTGAGCTTGGCAGGGTTGCTGGTCGGGATTGGCACCAAGTTGGCTAACGGGTGCACCAGTGGCCACGGCATTTGCGGAATGGGGCGTTTGTCCAAGCGCTCGATTGTTGCAACCTGCATTTTTATGGCCTCTGCCATTATTACTGTCTTTATCCGTCTTCATGTTTAA